Proteins encoded together in one Shewanella oneidensis MR-1 window:
- a CDS encoding SDR family NAD(P)-dependent oxidoreductase, which produces MILITGASSGLGAALAALYAKDNQALTLTGRDANRLHTVANALSPFSQQAITAIAADLSDEASVEALFDGLTDSPATVIHCAGSGYFGALENQGAREIKTLLNNNVTSTILLVRELVKRYKNQAITVVVVMSTAALAAKAGESTYCAAKWAVRGFIESVRLELKQSPMKLIAVYPGGMDTGFWPSSGKSVDTSSFMSADEAAGMLKQALLATEHGYIADITIQRG; this is translated from the coding sequence ATGATACTGATTACTGGCGCAAGCAGTGGTTTAGGCGCCGCACTCGCTGCACTCTATGCCAAGGATAACCAAGCTCTCACCTTAACCGGGCGCGATGCAAACCGCCTGCATACAGTGGCCAATGCCCTGAGTCCATTTTCACAACAAGCTATTACGGCGATTGCTGCAGACTTAAGTGATGAAGCAAGTGTCGAAGCCCTGTTTGATGGCCTCACCGACTCGCCAGCAACTGTTATCCACTGCGCTGGTAGTGGTTACTTTGGTGCCCTTGAAAACCAAGGCGCGCGCGAGATCAAAACACTGCTGAATAACAATGTCACCTCAACCATTCTATTAGTGCGCGAGCTGGTGAAACGCTATAAAAATCAAGCAATCACAGTTGTTGTGGTCATGTCTACCGCCGCCCTTGCAGCTAAGGCGGGCGAGTCAACCTACTGCGCGGCAAAATGGGCAGTTAGGGGCTTTATCGAATCGGTGCGTTTAGAGCTAAAGCAAAGCCCGATGAAGTTGATTGCCGTTTATCCCGGCGGTATGGATACCGGCTTTTGGCCAAGCAGCGGCAAATCGGTAGATACTTCAAGCTTTATGTCCGCCGATGAAGCCGCGGGCATGCTCAAACAGGCGCTACTCGCCACAGAACATGGCTATATTGCCGATATCACCATTCAACGGGGTTAA
- a CDS encoding ArsR/SmtB family transcription factor produces the protein MNIDNAAKVLKELGHPTRLALFRILVKGGYEGVAVGQLQEELQVPGSTLSHHISALVSAGIISQRREGRVLYCVPDYQLLQGLVHFLQDQCCSAQRPKIEIEP, from the coding sequence ATGAATATAGATAATGCAGCTAAAGTATTGAAAGAACTAGGACATCCTACTCGTCTTGCCCTGTTCAGAATATTAGTTAAGGGGGGCTATGAGGGCGTTGCCGTGGGGCAATTACAGGAAGAGTTGCAGGTCCCAGGTTCTACACTCTCACATCATATTAGCGCCTTAGTTTCAGCGGGAATTATCTCGCAGCGCCGTGAGGGAAGAGTATTGTACTGCGTACCTGATTATCAATTATTACAAGGACTCGTGCATTTTTTACAGGATCAATGTTGTAGTGCTCAGCGCCCGAAAATAGAGATAGAACCATAA
- a CDS encoding tetratricopeptide repeat protein, with protein MRIDTQEQLVTLLNALFEKVGINLEQVSKLDNYGVMFSVPGTMKPLIATLKTVTTPTNWNNETNLGHYKSADENWLLCLKPAPHSVFCIATVCSLHEKHLEQYIETSEKKQDRRIAAEHGDPEAQYYTAQDCEDKTEALFWYRKAGEQNHYWALYQIALMYEAGEGGLEKDFAQAILWRGKAAEQGSDAAARDLAEMYEEGTADIPQDLTLAIFWYERWLELSPVMRRMIKPKIKSLKAALSQRMNE; from the coding sequence ATGCGTATTGATACACAAGAGCAACTGGTCACCCTGCTTAATGCTTTGTTTGAAAAAGTAGGCATAAACCTAGAGCAAGTATCAAAACTGGACAATTACGGTGTGATGTTTTCTGTCCCAGGAACAATGAAGCCCCTAATCGCTACCCTTAAAACAGTAACGACTCCAACCAATTGGAATAACGAAACCAATCTAGGACATTATAAATCTGCTGATGAAAATTGGCTTCTATGTTTAAAGCCTGCACCACACAGTGTCTTTTGTATAGCAACTGTTTGTTCTCTACATGAAAAGCATCTTGAGCAGTATATTGAAACATCAGAGAAAAAGCAGGATAGGCGTATTGCAGCTGAACATGGAGATCCAGAGGCGCAGTATTATACGGCACAGGATTGTGAGGATAAAACCGAAGCACTTTTTTGGTATCGCAAAGCGGGCGAACAAAATCACTATTGGGCACTCTATCAAATCGCACTCATGTATGAAGCAGGTGAAGGTGGACTCGAAAAAGACTTCGCACAAGCCATATTATGGCGCGGCAAGGCGGCTGAACAAGGTAGCGATGCCGCCGCAAGGGACCTTGCCGAAATGTATGAAGAAGGCACAGCAGATATTCCACAAGACCTTACCTTAGCCATTTTTTGGTATGAAAGATGGTTAGAGTTATCCCCCGTGATGAGACGCATGATTAAACCAAAAATAAAAAGCCTTAAAGCAGCTCTATCTCAACGGATGAATGAATAA
- a CDS encoding TolC family protein, which yields MKKTIIAQTLFGLLSTLVLAAGQVSQVVAANSVLPAQAPMAVGPLLAEGDPFTPDTQASLNQWLPELLKQINQLPEVQAQIARQQQAELAIAAADRAVYNPELGLNYQNSETDTYTVGLSQTLDWGDKRGVATRLAQLEAQILLADIRLERSQMLAERLLALAEQAQGQKALTFAEQQLRFTQAQLNIAEQRFAAGDLSDVELQLLKLELASNTADYALAEQAALVAEGKVIELLGVDKLKFREFISEIGQFVSMISPKAELPALTSAHQQVLLAKANALKVKADTAADPTINLGLEREGTDNKLGIGVAIPLQVRNNYSELQSAADKGIAIAEQNYLARERVLTAKQAQFNNALPRLLARYQDWRERVEASGSKAAKSLSEQWRSGDVSTSEYLQSRRQLAASYLVGLNLETAIYQSWLTWMGDSGQLQPFIDSFPSTSTTNAVPAKSIVR from the coding sequence ATGAAGAAAACCATTATCGCCCAAACACTGTTTGGTTTGTTGAGCACGCTAGTGCTCGCTGCTGGACAGGTTTCCCAGGTTGTTGCAGCAAATTCAGTTTTACCAGCCCAAGCACCAATGGCTGTTGGCCCTTTATTGGCCGAAGGCGACCCATTCACCCCAGACACTCAAGCCTCACTTAATCAGTGGTTGCCTGAGTTACTCAAACAAATTAATCAGTTGCCGGAGGTCCAAGCACAAATTGCTCGGCAGCAACAGGCAGAGCTTGCCATTGCGGCGGCGGATCGCGCCGTTTATAACCCTGAGCTTGGACTCAATTACCAAAATTCGGAAACCGATACCTACACCGTTGGCTTGAGCCAGACCTTAGATTGGGGAGATAAGCGCGGCGTGGCAACTCGCCTTGCACAACTTGAAGCCCAAATTCTGTTAGCGGACATTCGCTTAGAGCGTAGCCAAATGTTGGCTGAGCGTTTATTGGCATTAGCCGAGCAGGCGCAAGGCCAAAAGGCACTGACCTTTGCAGAGCAGCAATTAAGGTTCACTCAAGCACAGCTCAATATTGCCGAGCAGCGTTTTGCAGCGGGAGATTTATCCGATGTTGAGTTGCAACTGCTTAAACTCGAACTGGCAAGCAATACCGCCGACTATGCCTTAGCCGAACAAGCAGCCTTAGTCGCCGAAGGTAAAGTGATTGAGTTACTTGGGGTTGATAAGCTCAAGTTTAGGGAGTTTATCTCTGAAATTGGCCAATTTGTGTCGATGATTTCACCCAAGGCGGAATTACCTGCATTAACCAGTGCCCATCAACAGGTGTTGTTGGCTAAGGCGAATGCCTTGAAGGTCAAGGCGGATACGGCGGCCGATCCCACCATCAACCTTGGCCTCGAACGGGAAGGCACTGACAACAAGCTCGGCATTGGTGTGGCTATTCCCTTGCAGGTTCGTAATAACTACAGTGAGTTACAGTCTGCTGCCGACAAAGGCATCGCCATCGCGGAGCAAAACTACCTTGCCCGTGAGCGAGTGCTAACGGCCAAACAGGCACAATTTAACAATGCCTTACCCCGCTTATTAGCACGTTATCAAGATTGGCGTGAGCGAGTTGAAGCCTCAGGAAGTAAAGCGGCTAAATCCTTAAGTGAACAGTGGCGTTCGGGTGATGTGAGTACCAGTGAGTATTTACAAAGTCGGCGTCAGCTTGCGGCCAGTTATTTGGTGGGTTTAAACCTCGAAACGGCGATTTATCAGAGCTGGTTAACCTGGATGGGGGACAGCGGTCAACTGCAGCCTTTTATTGACAGCTTTCCATCCACTTCAACCACTAACGCCGTGCCAGCAAAGTCAATCGTGAGGTAA
- a CDS encoding STAS/SEC14 domain-containing protein — translation MLCQIPDIAKGVISLFASGRLSSADYRTRLQPAIKSYRKDWGQVCLYIEADVLLEGWEFESLTGSGEVQLPNFEALVFVGGPDWVGNAVRLLGPFMQGEVAWFPLEQKAKAIAWIAKRSTF, via the coding sequence ATGTTATGCCAAATCCCCGATATTGCTAAGGGTGTTATTAGTCTTTTTGCTAGTGGTCGACTCTCTTCTGCCGATTATCGGACTCGTTTACAGCCAGCAATTAAAAGTTACCGCAAGGATTGGGGGCAGGTTTGCCTGTATATCGAGGCAGACGTTTTGCTTGAAGGTTGGGAATTTGAATCGTTAACGGGCAGTGGCGAAGTGCAACTGCCAAATTTTGAAGCCCTAGTTTTTGTGGGCGGCCCCGATTGGGTGGGTAATGCGGTGCGTTTACTCGGTCCTTTTATGCAGGGCGAGGTGGCTTGGTTCCCCTTGGAGCAAAAAGCCAAAGCGATCGCTTGGATTGCTAAACGTTCAACGTTTTAA
- a CDS encoding efflux RND transporter periplasmic adaptor subunit, which yields MNSTTQKSFFHSLGNVSATGFTSVFTPSRLALALMLTSLILIVPTPTFAGEGHDHAAEKQVNNTAKNTAVEQAQDDHSEQALTFTPAQLELAGIRLLPLSSDSLSLTNLNLDVRATATLVVDRDKTATLAPQLDVRVQARHVVPGQEVKKGEPLLTLGGAEVAKAQAEYINAAAEWSRVRRMSEGAVSVSRRMQAQVDAELKRAILEAIKMTSEQIRTLESKPEAIGSYQLLAPIDGRVQQDIAMLGQVFSAGTPLMQLTDESHLWVEAQLTPAQAVNVKVGAPALIQVGDNTLAGKIIGRSHELDSVTRTEQVLVSMPNPDHILHAGQFAELYFADASQNIAVASGSGASSGIVLPDAALTRSGDGDWQIFIQDEDGFEAIEVELVQRQRGLSLVRGSELDKARQAQLKVVVEGAFFLASEQAKAGFDIHAH from the coding sequence ATGAATTCAACTACTCAGAAATCTTTTTTCCATTCTTTAGGCAATGTGTCTGCCACGGGCTTCACATCAGTGTTTACGCCTTCCCGTTTAGCGCTGGCGCTGATGCTCACCTCGTTAATCTTGATTGTGCCCACGCCTACGTTTGCTGGAGAAGGCCATGATCATGCTGCTGAAAAGCAGGTTAACAACACCGCTAAGAATACTGCTGTCGAGCAAGCACAGGATGATCATAGCGAGCAAGCATTAACCTTTACGCCTGCGCAGTTGGAGCTGGCGGGAATTCGCCTGTTACCCTTGAGCAGTGACAGCTTAAGTCTGACCAATTTAAACCTCGATGTTCGAGCGACGGCCACGTTAGTGGTTGACCGTGATAAAACGGCAACTTTAGCGCCACAGCTAGATGTGCGTGTTCAGGCGCGGCATGTGGTTCCTGGTCAAGAGGTGAAAAAAGGTGAACCCTTGCTCACCTTAGGCGGTGCAGAAGTGGCTAAGGCGCAGGCGGAATATATCAATGCGGCCGCAGAATGGAGCCGCGTGCGCCGTATGAGTGAAGGTGCAGTGAGCGTCAGCCGCAGAATGCAGGCTCAAGTCGATGCTGAGTTGAAGCGGGCAATTTTAGAGGCGATCAAAATGACCTCGGAGCAAATTCGTACCTTAGAGAGTAAGCCTGAAGCTATTGGCAGTTATCAATTGCTGGCGCCTATCGATGGTCGTGTGCAACAGGATATCGCCATGCTAGGGCAAGTGTTTAGCGCAGGCACGCCATTAATGCAATTGACCGATGAGTCGCACCTTTGGGTGGAAGCTCAGCTAACGCCAGCTCAGGCGGTCAATGTGAAGGTAGGCGCCCCAGCCTTGATCCAAGTGGGAGATAACACCTTAGCAGGCAAGATTATCGGCCGCTCCCACGAGTTGGATAGCGTAACACGCACTGAGCAAGTGTTAGTCAGCATGCCAAACCCTGATCATATCTTGCATGCGGGGCAATTTGCTGAGTTGTACTTTGCTGATGCCTCTCAAAACATCGCCGTGGCAAGTGGATCAGGCGCCTCATCGGGAATTGTACTGCCCGATGCGGCATTAACCCGCAGCGGTGATGGTGATTGGCAGATCTTTATTCAAGATGAAGATGGTTTTGAAGCCATTGAGGTGGAGCTGGTGCAGCGTCAACGCGGCTTGAGTTTAGTGCGCGGCAGTGAGCTGGATAAAGCGCGGCAGGCACAGTTAAAAGTGGTGGTAGAAGGCGCGTTCTTCTTGGCGTCAGAGCAGGCTAAGGCAGGTTTTGATATTCATGCCCACTAA
- a CDS encoding DUF3012 domain-containing protein: MFLLKLMTTKPKVKLGAMALALAFTAGLTACAPEVGSDAWCKQMKEKPSGDWTANEAADYAKHCVFK, encoded by the coding sequence ATGTTTTTGTTGAAATTGATGACTACCAAACCGAAAGTAAAACTGGGCGCAATGGCCTTAGCGTTAGCCTTTACCGCGGGCTTAACTGCCTGTGCGCCAGAGGTGGGTAGTGACGCTTGGTGTAAGCAAATGAAGGAAAAACCTTCGGGTGATTGGACGGCAAATGAAGCCGCTGATTATGCCAAACACTGCGTATTTAAGTAA
- the accB gene encoding acetyl-CoA carboxylase biotin carboxyl carrier protein, with protein sequence MAVDLRKIKKLIELVQESGIAELAISEGEESIRITRYSPNPASAQGSAISSTQPSVQPQKPTQSRNAMPVIEGFVQVSPMVGTFHAAKNLADAPLVRVGQRVIQGDTLCIIEAMRMQNPIEAERDGIIGAIWVKEGDEVAFDQPLFTLIEIS encoded by the coding sequence ATGGCCGTTGACCTGCGGAAAATTAAAAAACTGATTGAATTAGTACAGGAATCAGGAATTGCAGAACTGGCGATTTCCGAAGGTGAGGAGTCTATCCGCATTACGCGCTACAGCCCGAATCCCGCGAGCGCACAAGGTAGCGCGATAAGTTCCACACAGCCCTCGGTACAGCCCCAAAAGCCCACTCAATCCCGCAATGCCATGCCTGTGATTGAAGGCTTTGTGCAAGTCTCTCCTATGGTAGGCACCTTTCATGCTGCGAAAAACCTCGCTGATGCACCATTGGTACGCGTTGGCCAAAGGGTCATTCAGGGAGACACGCTCTGCATTATCGAAGCTATGCGGATGCAAAATCCCATCGAGGCCGAACGCGATGGCATCATTGGCGCTATTTGGGTGAAAGAGGGTGATGAAGTCGCCTTTGACCAACCCCTATTTACGTTAATCGAGATTTCTTAA
- a CDS encoding permease — translation MNPELITMLKETANMFAFLALELTLLFLVISYLVGMLQEFVTPQKVQSILSSRNGKGYLIAALLGSITPFCSCSTIPFLKGLLRARAGFGPMMVFLFASPLLNPIIIGLFVVTFGVKVAVFYFVMAMGVSVIAGFTLEKLGFERYIRKEAYEQQELGASAGNNKQSSAPSSCCDTTPAPVASSCCGVTSEPVTSSCCGTQPAPVASLCCDDRSSILPPQVRTEHRWLRVWRTTWKDFKQVSPYLFVGVLLGSFIYGFIPTEFIVNYAGEATWYAIPLAAVIGIPLYIRAEAVIPLSAALVQKGMAMGSVMALIIGSAGASITEVILLKSIFKNQMIAAFLGVILAMAIASGFLYGLVF, via the coding sequence ATGAATCCAGAGCTCATCACTATGCTAAAAGAAACGGCAAATATGTTTGCGTTTCTTGCACTTGAGTTAACCTTGTTATTCCTCGTGATAAGTTATCTCGTTGGTATGCTGCAGGAGTTTGTTACCCCTCAAAAAGTGCAGTCCATTTTGAGTTCGCGTAATGGCAAAGGTTATTTAATTGCTGCGCTGCTTGGATCTATCACGCCATTTTGCTCTTGTTCAACGATCCCATTTTTAAAAGGTCTACTCAGGGCTCGTGCGGGTTTTGGTCCAATGATGGTGTTCCTATTTGCCAGCCCATTATTGAATCCGATTATTATTGGATTATTTGTCGTCACTTTCGGAGTTAAAGTCGCGGTCTTTTACTTTGTGATGGCAATGGGAGTATCTGTGATCGCGGGCTTTACACTGGAAAAGCTGGGATTTGAAAGATATATCCGTAAAGAGGCCTACGAACAACAAGAGTTAGGCGCATCTGCTGGGAATAATAAGCAATCTTCTGCTCCATCCTCTTGCTGTGATACAACACCAGCTCCAGTTGCATCCTCTTGTTGTGGGGTAACATCTGAGCCAGTTACATCTTCTTGCTGTGGAACCCAACCTGCGCCTGTTGCATCCTTATGTTGTGACGATCGTTCGTCAATTTTACCGCCGCAGGTGCGCACAGAGCATCGTTGGTTACGCGTTTGGCGCACAACGTGGAAGGACTTTAAGCAAGTATCACCCTATCTTTTTGTTGGGGTGTTACTCGGCTCATTTATCTATGGCTTTATCCCAACAGAATTCATTGTTAACTACGCAGGCGAAGCCACTTGGTATGCTATCCCTCTTGCGGCGGTTATTGGCATTCCTCTTTATATTCGCGCCGAAGCGGTTATCCCGCTCAGCGCGGCATTAGTCCAAAAAGGTATGGCGATGGGGTCTGTCATGGCATTAATCATCGGTAGTGCCGGTGCCAGCATCACAGAAGTGATTTTGTTAAAATCAATCTTTAAAAATCAAATGATTGCCGCATTTCTAGGTGTTATTTTAGCTATGGCTATCGCCTCTGGATTTCTTTATGGTTTAGTCTTTTAA
- the aroQ gene encoding type II 3-dehydroquinate dehydratase has protein sequence MNHKVLLINGPNLNLLGRREPSVYGHQTLADIVAQLNEQAQAAGVQLEHIQSNAEFELINAIHATDAQMIIINPAAFTHTSVALRDALLGVDIPFYEVHLSNVHAREPFRHHSYLSDKAIGVICGFGAQGYEFALTAAIKRLKSAT, from the coding sequence ATGAATCATAAAGTTCTGCTCATCAATGGCCCCAATTTAAATCTCCTTGGCCGCCGAGAGCCCAGTGTTTACGGTCATCAAACCTTAGCCGATATTGTGGCCCAGCTAAATGAGCAAGCTCAGGCTGCTGGCGTGCAGCTTGAACATATTCAATCGAACGCCGAATTTGAGCTGATCAACGCTATCCATGCCACCGATGCACAGATGATTATTATCAACCCCGCGGCCTTTACCCACACCAGTGTTGCCCTGCGCGATGCACTACTTGGGGTGGACATTCCCTTTTACGAAGTGCACTTATCCAATGTGCATGCCCGCGAACCTTTCCGCCACCACTCCTATTTGTCCGATAAGGCGATTGGGGTGATTTGCGGCTTTGGCGCCCAAGGCTATGAATTTGCTTTAACAGCGGCAATTAAAAGACTGAAGTCCGCGACCTAA
- the ubiD gene encoding 4-hydroxy-3-polyprenylbenzoate decarboxylase, whose amino-acid sequence MSFKDLRSFIDHLEANGELKRISYPVDPHLEMTEIADRVLRAQGPALLFENPTNHSMPVLANLFGTPKRVAMALGKDDPLALREVGELLAFLKEPEPPRGFKDAISKIPMFKQALNMPPKTVRNPACQQVVKTGDDVDLTQLPIQHCWPGDVAPLVTWGLTITKGPRKSRQNLGIYRQQLLGKNKLIMRWLSHRGGALDFADFKEQFPGERYPVVVALGSDPVTILGAVTPVPDAMSEYAFAGLLRGERTEVCKALSCDLEVPASSEIILEGYIDPNEMAEEGPYGDHTGYYNETDKFPVFTVTHITHRKDPIYHSTYTGRPPDEPAMLGVALNEVFVPILRKQYPEIIDFYLPPEGCSYRMAVISIRKQYPGHAKRVMMGAWSFLRQFMYTKFIVVVDDDVNCRDWNDVIWAITTRMDPKRDTVMIDNTPIDYLDFASPVVGLGSKMGLDATNKWEGETNREWGTPIVMDPKVKQKIDSIWDELGIS is encoded by the coding sequence ATGAGTTTTAAGGATTTACGCAGCTTTATTGATCATCTGGAAGCCAATGGCGAACTCAAACGCATTAGCTACCCCGTTGATCCTCATTTAGAAATGACAGAGATCGCCGATCGCGTTCTGCGCGCCCAAGGCCCTGCACTTCTGTTCGAAAATCCCACCAATCACTCCATGCCAGTACTGGCCAACCTATTTGGTACACCCAAACGCGTTGCCATGGCGCTGGGTAAAGATGATCCGTTAGCGCTACGCGAAGTCGGTGAGCTATTGGCGTTTTTAAAAGAACCCGAGCCACCACGCGGTTTTAAAGATGCGATTTCAAAAATCCCTATGTTCAAGCAAGCCTTGAATATGCCGCCCAAGACTGTACGTAATCCTGCCTGTCAGCAAGTGGTTAAAACCGGTGATGATGTTGATTTAACCCAGTTACCGATTCAGCATTGCTGGCCAGGCGATGTGGCGCCGCTGGTCACATGGGGCTTAACCATCACCAAAGGGCCGCGTAAGAGCCGCCAAAACTTAGGCATCTACCGTCAGCAATTGCTTGGTAAGAATAAACTCATTATGCGTTGGCTCTCCCACCGTGGTGGCGCGCTCGACTTTGCTGATTTTAAAGAACAATTCCCCGGCGAACGTTACCCTGTGGTTGTTGCCTTAGGCTCCGATCCAGTAACCATTTTAGGCGCAGTCACCCCAGTGCCTGATGCTATGAGCGAATACGCCTTTGCGGGACTACTGCGCGGCGAGCGCACCGAAGTCTGCAAAGCCTTAAGCTGCGATTTAGAAGTGCCAGCCAGCAGCGAGATTATCCTCGAAGGTTATATTGACCCTAACGAAATGGCCGAAGAAGGCCCCTACGGCGACCACACTGGTTACTACAACGAGACGGATAAATTCCCTGTCTTTACCGTGACTCATATTACTCACCGTAAAGATCCGATTTACCACAGCACCTATACTGGCCGTCCACCGGATGAACCCGCCATGCTTGGGGTCGCATTAAACGAAGTGTTTGTGCCAATCTTGCGTAAGCAATACCCTGAAATTATTGATTTTTATCTTCCGCCTGAGGGTTGTTCGTACCGGATGGCGGTGATCTCCATTCGCAAACAATATCCCGGCCACGCTAAACGGGTGATGATGGGCGCTTGGTCCTTCCTGCGCCAGTTTATGTATACCAAATTTATTGTGGTGGTTGATGACGATGTCAATTGTCGCGACTGGAACGATGTGATTTGGGCCATTACCACCCGTATGGACCCTAAACGCGATACGGTGATGATCGATAACACCCCTATCGATTACCTCGATTTTGCCTCCCCTGTAGTGGGCTTAGGTTCAAAAATGGGTCTCGATGCCACCAATAAGTGGGAAGGCGAAACCAACCGCGAATGGGGCACCCCGATAGTAATGGACCCTAAGGTTAAACAAAAAATCGACTCAATTTGGGATGAGTTAGGGATATCGTAA
- the fre gene encoding NAD(P)H-flavin reductase: MKTIRCKIEKVTPFNDAVYQVWLTPETPLAFQAGQYLCVVMGEKDKRPFSIASAPNAEVIELHIGAAVSESYPMQVVERLRNSTHIDIEAPGGDAHLRHESIRPRLLIAGGTGFSYIKSIVEQQIALGQQVETTLYWGCRTQDAMYYESIARAWHDAHPWLHFVPVVEEATANWQGKTANLLAQIRQDFISLNGYDIYIAGRFDMVGAAREIFREMGVDEAHLYGDAFAFIK, translated from the coding sequence ATGAAAACCATACGTTGTAAGATAGAGAAAGTAACCCCCTTTAACGATGCCGTTTATCAGGTGTGGTTAACGCCCGAAACCCCCTTAGCGTTTCAGGCGGGGCAATACCTGTGTGTTGTGATGGGTGAAAAAGACAAACGTCCCTTCTCTATCGCTTCAGCCCCTAATGCCGAGGTGATTGAGCTGCATATTGGCGCGGCAGTCAGCGAAAGCTATCCTATGCAAGTGGTTGAAAGATTGCGTAATAGCACGCATATCGATATCGAAGCGCCAGGTGGCGACGCTCATCTACGCCATGAGAGTATTCGCCCTCGCCTGTTGATCGCCGGTGGCACTGGCTTCTCCTACATTAAGAGTATTGTCGAGCAACAAATCGCCCTTGGCCAACAGGTTGAGACCACGCTGTATTGGGGTTGCCGCACCCAAGATGCCATGTACTACGAAAGCATCGCCCGCGCATGGCACGATGCCCATCCTTGGTTACACTTTGTACCCGTTGTTGAAGAGGCCACAGCTAATTGGCAAGGTAAAACCGCCAATCTGCTCGCGCAAATCAGGCAGGATTTTATTAGCCTCAACGGCTATGACATCTATATCGCCGGTCGTTTCGATATGGTCGGCGCCGCCCGCGAAATCTTCCGCGAAATGGGAGTAGACGAAGCCCATCTCTACGGCGATGCCTTCGCGTTTATCAAATAA
- the arfB gene encoding alternative ribosome rescue aminoacyl-tRNA hydrolase ArfB has product MPKSAMIKISNRVELPENEIEWQFIRSSGAGGQNVNKVSTAAQLIFDIKNSSLPEFYQQRLLQKADHRITASGKIIIKCQASRSQDANRQTALVQFIALVASVADVAKKRIPTRATKSSQTKRLDTKKQRGATKAMRQFKLD; this is encoded by the coding sequence ATGCCTAAGTCTGCCATGATAAAAATCTCAAACCGTGTGGAACTTCCTGAAAATGAAATCGAGTGGCAATTTATCCGCTCAAGTGGGGCTGGCGGGCAGAATGTCAATAAAGTGTCCACCGCGGCGCAATTGATTTTTGATATCAAAAATTCCTCCTTACCCGAGTTTTATCAGCAGCGTCTGCTGCAAAAAGCTGACCATAGGATTACAGCAAGCGGCAAAATCATCATTAAATGCCAGGCCAGTCGCAGCCAAGATGCCAATCGACAAACCGCCTTGGTGCAATTTATTGCGCTAGTTGCCAGTGTCGCGGATGTCGCCAAAAAACGTATCCCCACCCGAGCAACCAAAAGCAGCCAAACCAAACGCTTAGACACAAAAAAGCAACGCGGCGCCACTAAAGCGATGCGCCAATTTAAGTTGGATTGA